TAGACTGAACGCAACGATACATAAGTATTTATTGAACACCGTATTGTAAACTGATAGAAAAGCAGAATTGTGCAGAGAGCAGTTAATGGAGGCATTAGAGTCAACCTTTCTGTTCATATTGCACCCGTGTTCTTTGATTGCCTAAACCTTCAAACACGAATTCTGTGAGAGTAGCTAAGCATGCTAAGGCTTTATCAAGAGCATAAAGATGACGAGGAGAAAAAAGCTTACCGattcagaaagaaagaaaaaacaggtTGTGGTACGAGGCCCTGCAAGACCATGTTGTCAAACACGGTGTTTGCACCGGATGCAGCAATGTTCTTAAAGCCCAGACCTAGGATGCCATCGAATTTCGCAGCCACAAAAGTCAAACCTGGCTCAGTGACCGCTTCAGCAAAAGTCTGGTTTTGAATCTGCAATTATAAAATGAAGGCGTGCATTTCTCTGCGTAAAGCTCAACGATGCTTGTTCAAAGTAAGCATTTTTCAGTGAATAATATTCCGCAAAAGAACAAACATTTAAACATTGAGTAAAATTGAATGGGGCTGAATGTGTGAAAGTATCACTTGCACAAGGACAGTTCATGACAGCCTGACCCATCAATACTTTTTAATATACCTAATTCTGTGTTATAGTCAGGCATCTGTCACATTCTTGCCCTCGTATTTCATGCTAAGCCTGAATCACATCAGTCTTCCCACAAAGTGCCTCACAAACATATTGTGGCTGCGGCATGTAAAACCTCTGAATTTATTCCTATTGCAAGGGAGTTTAtcagcgacgccaggtagtaggcagacagccggtacggacacaAATACTCAAACAGTCCAGCGTCCACAGCTCGTGCAcatgctcgcgcttcgcactcagagatggtcccactggTCATTGCCTTGTGAATTCCCAGTACACTATCAACGTTAACTTAGAAATACTCCTTAATCGAGTGTCTGTCCACAGTGTCTGCAGCTTCTTCATCTGTAGCTTCAGCACAGTTTTGAGAGGATGCGTGATAGGTGGCCCCGTGTAATACTGCTCAGTGAGAAATGGGTATGTCCAAATGCACTCACATCAACACCAGAAAGTGAAACTGTGTCTATGCTCAAGAAGCCAGTCATGCTGCCAGTGCCATAGCGCAATGATATAGCTGTGCCATTCTTGCGGTACGTCCTTGATTTTGTATGGTCATACTTCTTGTGGAGCACTGTAATTGGAAAAACCAGGGTTAATAGTCATATTTTTGTGAATTCAGGTAGAATAAAATCGTTGTAGTGTGAGTGATTATGTAAGTGATTATCTTAACAAGAAGAAAATATCTTGAACTTCCTGAGAGCATATTTAGGTAAAATGCTGCTGTTATCACGATACATTTTCTTGCTCTTGCAAGCTACTCTCGAAATACAGGTTCCTCCCATGCATAGATGTAATAACTAGATGATTGAAAGCAACACTGGAATACAGCTTGCTCCAACTGTACAGCCTGAACAAATAGTTTTCATCCAAATATGACATTTTACTGGAAATTGTGCACATCATACATTACCAGCAAGAGAAAAATCATCTTTTGTACATATCAAAACTTGATAATGCAATATGTCACTGCAATATATTACACTGACTGCTTACATTATTAGTGATGCTATATCTACATTTTGCAGAAACTTGGTGTGTATTGTCAAGTTCAGCCATTTTTTCCTAGTGGGCAGAATATTTGTATGTGCTATTTTTGACCAACAAGCTAATGTAGGCATATTCAAACAATTAATTAGCTCCAGTGTCTAGACATGAATCCAGCTACATCTACAATGATAGCATTAAAAGCAGAAAGTTTTTCTCAGCACAGAAATTTAGCAGTTAAACATGTCAAAATTCAACATTTCGGGCAACAGACAAAATGTATATGAAAGAAAAAGCATCCACAAATTATAAGTCGCTGTTTAAGAGCCAGGGAAGTTCTTACTGTGGGTTTAAACAAAGTATAAATGGCAGCTTACGACAGGCAAAATTGGTCCACTTGCAACGTCTCGAAGGAACCCACAAGTTGGATGAGCCCGTGTCAAAAACAACCCGAAAAGGTTGCGGAGGTACTCCTATGCTAATAGGTCCATAGTATTGAGCCTGGAACAAGGTGCGTTAGATGAGAACATGTGAGTAAAGACATTCATATCTATATATCCCTCGTCTTTCACTTAATAAATCGAATTTCAGTGATAATATCAAAGATCATACAATATCTACCCACAGTAGTTggcaaaaagaagaaacagcatgAAAATGCATCACGATGCAGCGGGTCATTGTGTGCTTCACAAGCAAAAACTTCACAGGCAATAAATCGTAGCTGGTTATTGCAAAACAgtggtaattacagatcacaGTGAGAAGATTTCATTTATACTGAAAATTGGCTGATGATTGAAATCTTGAATATTGACAACCTCAAAATCATTGTAGAATATCTTCAACGAATGAAAGAATGAACTTGTGACCTTGCATATCagatctttttcatttttttttctttgtgagtATAAGCCATTGCCACAGCGGAATAGGTCAGTAAAATTGCCCAGCAACCAGGTACTGCTTACTTTCAATCCTGGGCCCATCAAGTATTATTTTTGGCAGCTGTGTACGATTAGCAACACCAAAAAGCAAGTACAACAAAGTGAGAAAGATAAGCCTTTAGGTAAATGAGTGAGTACTCACGTTTCACAGCACCTAGacagacgagaaagaaaaaaagtatcggCATGCGAATTAGAAACTAGAGAAAACATGCTTAAACATGTCATTTGTACTAGGTTataatgttacaaaaaaagataaTAAATTTCAGTGGTTAATCCAACATCCAAGTTCTTAGTTACTTATCAGCCCTGTCTTAGTCATTGCTATTAAAACTTTCACATGCATTTTCACTTTCATGCATTTTCAAAGGTGGCATGCAATGCTTCTGTGGTATAGTATAGAATGAGGCATCATATGCAAATAACTATAAACACAGTGCTGAAGCACTTTTTATGCACCACAGCTGAAAGAAAAAACAGACAAGAAATCAGAGCACTGTGCCAACTGCACTAATGAAAAGCCAGACTGTTACTTTTAGTAAGAGAAGCCTGCATGCTGGTGAACTGATGCACTGAACGGCAGCATGCTGATAACTCACATCAAGGTAGTTTGACAGTGGCTCTGGAATTGGCAGTTGAGCACCTCCTTCACTGTAGTATTTCGGCTGGGCCACAACTAGTGCGGAGTCTACTTCACCCAAGGTTTGTCTTACAGACTTGAATCGGTGTAAGGGAATACTGCAAAGAAGAGCAGCAGGAGCGGCACCACGATTActttaccgggggggggggggcgtccatGATAAGCGAGTtattttaggggggggggcagtgaggCGAGGAATTTGACCATTGTGTTACGACTATGTTCCCTCTTTGAGGGGTGGAAATGGGGGGCAGGCAAAAATATAGAGGGGGGGGGCGATCTATTCCCACCCCCTGGTGCCGCCCCTGAACAGAAGAATACAGCTGTTAAATTGCATAAATAGTATTTTCTTCGACAACCTTTGAAAATttgtatcagaaaaaaaaaaaaactttctggtAAAGAAATGGGAACAGAGTGGAAGCGACAATGGCTGTTTCTTAGCAAGCACTTCTGGTGAAAATCAGTTATAAATATATTACTTGAGCTATGATTCTAAATAACCTTATATAGGGCTAATGTGGCTACATGGATAGCATATGACATTAATTAATACAGACTTGCTATGTCATGTGCACTTATGGTAAGCAACTAGTACTGTAAAGGTAACTACACTGCTTGCGCAATATCAATATGCTTGAGGTGAGAGGCATAACTTTCCCATTTTGCAGAAGGGAAAAGAGGTGAACGCCTCACAGAATTTTATGTATGTGCACATTTTGGGAAGCATACAAAATAATTGTGATCAAAATTTAGAATTTCAACTATGCACAGTTCACATCTTTTGCGTGGCCATAATTGCCTGTGTGCTGCTCATTCCACAGTATGAATTAGTAGAAAAAAACTCAGCCACATTGATTAGATCCGCCAAAGGTTTTCGAGCCCAAAGGAAGGGGGAAGGGTTGTGATATTATGCTGAGCGTAAGCGCTGTCGGTTTTTCATATCAGGCACTGGTGTAGCCAGGGGGGCTGAGGAGTTCCCCATATTTATCAGCTTTGCAAGCGCACACAAataaacgcacgcacgaacatacataaagtatagtTACCCCTCCCCACCACCACCCCGGTCCGCGGCCGAAAAATTCCGCCTAAGCTATTGATATCGGCTATTACGATTTATCGGTAAATTCAGCCGTGCGCTAGTAGTTTCGCTTTACTTTCGGGTGACGTTCATAGCGCCGCTTTAactagctagaaaaaaaaaaaaggggggggggggggagtgcggAGGGGTATAAGAAGCTTGCAGAGGTACGGCGATCGTACGCACCTGATGAGGGATGTCGTCGACGCGACCAGTGCCAGAAGAGTGAAAACGCGGAGCGATTCGCCCATCTCCTCCGCCAACTGGGCTCGACGAGAGAATGCGACTCGCGGCCGTCGCCTCGAAGCCGCACGCTCCGGGCAGCTGGGATGCGTCGGCCGGCAGCAGCAGGTTCCGTTTCGAACTTGACCTGCCCGAAGCATCGACGGCGCTCTCTCTTATCGACGCGGCCTGGTTCCATTTATGTGGCTCACTGGTCCCGGCCCATCAAGCACGAGGGCATTCACACTGCATGCGCGCGAACCAGTACGTACGTGCCCCCTCCTCGACGCCGGAAAGATTGAAGCGGGTAACTTCGGAGTGGTTTGCATACGATGAGAAAGGAGCTACCTGCGTTACTTTCTCACGAGGtttccttagttttttttttttcatttgtagcaGTCTTGACGCGATCTAATTAAGCACCCGCTCATTAGAGAGCTTCAAGCAAACGAGGGCGGCGcgcggggatttttttttttttttgtgggagggggggggggggtcactccCGACAAGTCAGTTTCTTTAAGGTAGCGGGAAGTATGGGAACATATGCGCTGTTATGAATATGCTTGCTTTTGAGGAGGTAGGCGAAaatttaagccccccccccccccccccccccattctttcGCAGGTGGTGCACTTCTACCGAAACGGCACCTGAATACCCCTGAACCAcacgcatttctttcttttttttcttttggcgcaGGCTTATCTGACAAACCCACAAATTGCGCTCACAAAAATATAAATTAGACTTCCCGATAGCCACAAGATGTGTCGGAAGTGAACAGAAACTCAGCAGAGACGGCAACTTACCAAAGGTCTTTGTACAAAGACATGTTTTCCTTTTCTTGTAGATTGTTCCTTCATTAATTACAGAAGATTTCCCACAAAACATATTAAATACATACAAATAACACATTTGTGACAATATCCTCACGAAGGGGCTATATGAACATGTAACAgtactatataaaaaaaaattggtgcaagaaaaaaaaaaggaagacggtTGTATGCAATAGGTCTTCGCTTTTTATTACATTAGTATATAAATGAAGATATTCTAAAAACAAATAATCGCTAATCTTATGTAGTGCATAGTGCAATAACACGGCCAAGGTCACATCAGTGCTATGATAAGCAGCATGCATCTTAATCTTAGGTGTGCATTCACGCAGTAAGTTTTGTGAGCATGTTCTGGATTGGCTTCTTCAGCAATGTCCTATTCGCACTGACAACTTTCACAATGCTGTCCAAACAAGCAGATGACATCTGTTAGGGAAGAAGGGAAACAAGAAAGAGAGAGTTTACTATGCATACGTCACT
The nucleotide sequence above comes from Rhipicephalus microplus isolate Deutch F79 chromosome 2, USDA_Rmic, whole genome shotgun sequence. Encoded proteins:
- the LOC119169340 gene encoding lysosomal aspartic protease-like, whose product is MLRAGQVRNGTCCCRPTHPSCPERAASRRRPRVAFSRRAQLAEEMGESLRVFTLLALVASTTSLISIPLHRFKSVRQTLGEVDSALVVAQPKYYSEGGAQLPIPEPLSNYLDAQYYGPISIGVPPQPFRVVFDTGSSNLWVPSRRCKWTNFACLLHKKYDHTKSRTYRKNGTAISLRYGTGSMTGFLSIDTVSLSGVDIQNQTFAEAVTEPGLTFVAAKFDGILGLGFKNIAASGANTVFDNMVLQGLVPQPVFSFFLNRNGNSSTGGEITFGGIDKRFYKGSIDYVPVTKKGYWQFAIDGISVENNTMKFCVNGCQAIADTGTSLMAGPSLEVMKLQKIIGAYPYSHGQYTVKCEDIPKLPAVTFHIGNRTYTLAGNDYVLKITQFRRSLCLSGFVGLDIPAPQGPLWIFGDVFIGRYYTVFDYGASRVGFAEAAEVH